The Bernardetia litoralis DSM 6794 genome includes a window with the following:
- a CDS encoding 3'-5' exonuclease, with the protein MTLNLKNPLAFFDLEATGIDTIKDRIVEISIVKLMPNGEKEVHTHKINPTVPIPEITTKIHGISDEDVKDAPTFKQMAKTFANILKGCDLAGFNIMRFDVPMLVEEFLRAGVDFDISNRKLVDLQRIYHMMEPRTLSAAYKFYCNLELEGAHSAEVDTMACVGILEEQVRRYENQEHKDTFGTVTIPVKNDMEALHNLSFSNRIDLAGRMVYNDKKEAVFAFGKHKDKKIEDVLLKESSYYDWIMKNDFPLNTKQELTRIKLKMSMLNK; encoded by the coding sequence ATGACTCTCAATCTCAAAAATCCGTTAGCTTTCTTTGACTTAGAAGCAACAGGAATCGACACTATAAAAGACCGTATCGTAGAAATCTCTATTGTAAAATTGATGCCCAATGGCGAAAAAGAAGTTCACACACACAAAATAAATCCTACTGTTCCAATTCCAGAAATTACTACAAAAATACATGGAATTAGTGATGAGGACGTAAAAGATGCACCTACATTTAAGCAAATGGCAAAAACGTTTGCAAATATTTTGAAAGGCTGTGATTTGGCTGGTTTTAATATTATGCGTTTTGATGTGCCAATGCTTGTAGAAGAGTTTTTGAGAGCAGGAGTAGATTTTGATATTTCGAATAGAAAACTCGTTGATTTGCAAAGAATCTATCACATGATGGAACCTCGCACACTTTCGGCAGCCTACAAATTTTATTGTAATTTAGAGTTAGAAGGAGCGCATAGTGCAGAAGTTGATACTATGGCTTGTGTCGGAATTTTGGAAGAACAAGTAAGAAGATACGAAAATCAAGAACATAAAGATACTTTTGGAACTGTTACTATTCCTGTCAAAAATGATATGGAAGCCTTGCATAATTTGAGTTTTTCGAATCGTATTGATTTGGCTGGCAGAATGGTTTATAATGATAAAAAAGAAGCTGTTTTTGCTTTTGGAAAACACAAAGACAAGAAAATTGAAGATGTTTTACTAAAAGAATCTTCGTATTATGATTGGATTATGAAAAATGATTTTCCATTAAATACAAAACAAGAACTCACAAGAATAAAATTGAAAATGAGTATGTTGAATAAATAA
- a CDS encoding isochorismatase family protein, protein MQIKKDDSLLLFIDVQEKLFPHINKHSELEKKLNQLVEGMQVLEIPIIVSEQYTKGLGKTVESITQKLDNQTPTFEKMTFSCMQNPEIATAIEQSGKRTIILAGVEAHICVLQTALDLCAEGFDVALVLDAVGSRTEENKSISVLRLQNKVAFTSVESVLFELCQVAGTEQFKAISKIIK, encoded by the coding sequence ATGCAAATCAAAAAAGACGACAGCCTTTTACTTTTCATTGATGTACAAGAAAAATTATTCCCTCATATAAATAAGCATTCTGAATTAGAAAAAAAACTAAATCAGCTTGTCGAAGGAATGCAGGTTTTAGAAATTCCGATTATTGTTTCTGAACAATATACAAAAGGACTAGGAAAAACAGTAGAATCTATTACTCAAAAATTAGATAATCAAACTCCTACTTTTGAAAAAATGACTTTTAGCTGTATGCAAAATCCAGAAATTGCAACAGCCATCGAACAAAGTGGAAAAAGAACAATTATTTTGGCTGGAGTAGAAGCGCATATTTGTGTTCTGCAAACAGCTTTAGATTTGTGTGCAGAAGGATTTGATGTTGCTTTGGTGCTTGATGCAGTAGGTTCTAGAACTGAAGAAAACAAAAGTATTTCTGTTTTGAGATTACAAAATAAAGTAGCTTTTACAAGTGTAGAATCCGTACTTTTTGAGCTTTGTCAAGTGGCAGGAACAGAGCAATTTAAAGCTATTTCTAAGATTATAAAGTAA
- a CDS encoding glycoside hydrolase family 73 protein, with translation MMKQLIILDDAFQTLNEGRKLLSQPVFFEIPFWKRTVDFTINITDRWLMVIIAILVMIIGLQWWIPQNSNTTQIDNMLVQMPNKSSVIPTSMPASQPINDVLSYIMTHLEESQHETPQTHQEQRDNFLVQKQLLITKYMIENKASRLDKLPDDELLNLNKEITQLFIDLVLNNVNAQKHVYTYFTDNTDLNKIETSLMEQTKFHVPASIKLAQSALETAYGQRIVDNNYFGIKDKNRKSSLTTTTEYYTASEKQANKAIIMSSQQVVKNGKILYKCIVKDHFAEYHSPWDSFRSHSVFLSTNKRYSPLFTKGKNYEDWADKIGSTKYGGVGYATSPIYGEILKKIIKRYHLDLLDF, from the coding sequence ATGATGAAGCAACTAATTATACTTGACGACGCATTCCAAACTCTAAACGAAGGAAGAAAACTTCTTTCACAACCTGTATTTTTTGAAATTCCATTTTGGAAAAGAACTGTAGATTTTACAATTAATATTACTGACCGTTGGCTCATGGTAATCATTGCTATTTTAGTAATGATTATTGGACTTCAATGGTGGATTCCACAGAATAGCAACACAACACAAATTGATAATATGCTCGTTCAGATGCCTAATAAAAGTAGTGTAATTCCTACTTCTATGCCAGCATCGCAGCCTATCAATGATGTTCTTTCGTATATCATGACGCACTTAGAAGAATCACAGCACGAAACACCACAAACACACCAAGAACAACGAGATAATTTTTTAGTACAAAAACAGCTTTTGATTACCAAATATATGATAGAAAATAAAGCTTCTCGTTTGGATAAATTGCCTGATGACGAATTGTTGAATCTGAATAAAGAAATCACACAACTTTTTATTGATTTGGTTTTGAATAATGTAAATGCACAAAAACATGTTTATACTTATTTTACAGATAATACAGATTTGAACAAAATTGAAACTTCGCTTATGGAACAAACAAAATTTCATGTTCCTGCATCGATAAAACTTGCTCAATCTGCATTAGAAACAGCTTATGGACAGCGAATTGTAGATAATAATTATTTTGGAATAAAAGACAAGAACCGAAAAAGCAGTCTAACAACAACAACAGAATATTATACTGCTTCAGAAAAACAAGCAAATAAAGCTATAATAATGAGTTCGCAACAAGTAGTAAAAAATGGAAAAATACTTTACAAATGTATCGTAAAAGACCATTTTGCTGAATATCACTCGCCTTGGGATTCATTTCGTTCTCATTCTGTTTTTCTTAGCACAAATAAGCGTTATTCTCCTTTATTTACAAAAGGAAAAAATTATGAAGATTGGGCAGACAAAATTGGTTCTACAAAATATGGTGGTGTTGGTTATGCTACTTCTCCAATTTATGGCGAAATTTTGAAGAAAATTATTAAGCGTTATCATTTGGATTTATTGGATTTTTAG
- a CDS encoding GyrI-like domain-containing protein, translating into METQKIEAFDVVGISIRTTNKNQQAAKDIPALWERFISESITEKIPNKISDDVYCIYTEYESDHTQPYTVILGCKVKSLEDIPKGMVSKKIATTEYQKFTAKGNLREGIIYDKWLEIWNTDLNRKFTSDFEIYKEKSMNPNGAEVDIFIAVEN; encoded by the coding sequence ATGGAAACACAAAAAATTGAAGCATTTGATGTTGTCGGCATTTCTATTCGTACAACAAATAAAAATCAGCAAGCAGCAAAAGATATTCCTGCACTTTGGGAGAGGTTTATATCAGAATCTATCACAGAAAAAATTCCAAATAAAATATCAGATGATGTTTATTGTATTTATACAGAATATGAATCTGACCATACACAACCCTATACAGTTATTTTGGGTTGTAAAGTCAAAAGTTTGGAAGATATACCAAAAGGAATGGTAAGTAAAAAAATAGCTACAACAGAATATCAAAAATTTACTGCAAAAGGAAACCTTCGTGAAGGAATCATATATGATAAATGGTTAGAGATTTGGAATACTGACTTGAATAGAAAGTTTACAAGTGATTTTGAAATCTATAAGGAAAAATCTATGAACCCTAATGGTGCAGAAGTAGATATATTTATCGCAGTTGAAAATTGA
- a CDS encoding helix-turn-helix transcriptional regulator, with the protein MQDTKRLSRLTAILLQLQTKRILNASELSEKFLVSKRTIYRDIKALEEAGVPIFTEEGKGYSLVEGYTIPPVMFTESEANALITAEQLILKNKDSSFIKEYTEAINKVKSVLKNHTKDKVNLLSNRIQFRYNLENDKTSNYLSTLQLAITNNFLCKIEYSTLENNEVTNRKIEPFALYSTQENWLLIAFCRLRNEFRAFRLDKIQNLEVLNEKFEPHKMTLQKYFEECRKKYFESLANSN; encoded by the coding sequence ATGCAAGATACAAAACGACTTTCTAGACTAACAGCCATTTTACTTCAATTACAAACCAAACGAATTTTGAATGCTTCCGAACTCTCAGAAAAATTTTTGGTAAGCAAACGAACCATTTATAGAGATATAAAAGCATTAGAAGAAGCTGGTGTTCCTATTTTCACAGAAGAAGGAAAAGGATATTCTTTGGTAGAAGGCTATACAATTCCTCCTGTTATGTTTACAGAAAGTGAAGCAAATGCACTCATTACGGCAGAGCAATTAATTTTGAAAAATAAAGATTCTTCTTTTATAAAAGAATATACAGAAGCCATAAATAAGGTAAAATCTGTTTTGAAAAATCATACAAAAGACAAAGTAAATTTACTTTCTAATAGGATTCAGTTTCGTTATAATCTTGAAAATGATAAAACAAGTAATTATTTATCAACTCTACAACTTGCCATCACAAATAATTTTCTTTGTAAAATTGAATATTCTACTTTAGAAAATAATGAAGTAACAAATCGAAAAATCGAACCTTTTGCATTGTATAGCACTCAAGAAAATTGGTTATTGATTGCTTTTTGTAGATTAAGGAATGAATTTAGAGCTTTTCGATTGGATAAAATTCAGAATTTAGAAGTCTTAAATGAAAAATTTGAACCTCATAAAATGACACTTCAAAAGTATTTTGAAGAATGTCGAAAAAAATATTTTGAATCTTTAGCAAATTCTAATTAA
- a CDS encoding endonuclease/exonuclease/phosphatase family protein, whose protein sequence is MFKRKILSSIPILFLLASFISLFSFWLGDLFSHFRMFWTVLSVIFVIAYFFLSKEKIYRKSFAFSFFALLINIYGSFSFWTNSQTYEYLFFGSPTDIEYSDKLKQEIENDTTVKSLLLMNLLSSNNEYLEVDALINKVDADFVVIIELNKKWENEFYYLKQNYKYQFTEVREDNFGMGFYAKEQYQDSSKIRLSQHILKIEDFKTNLDEILRTTKNTPVEIQITTKQKYTIFISHPIPPINLESYRNRNNKLEQISENLEKLNSKVLLVGDLNCSPFSADYQNFLKNSGLKDSQQNYGFQPTWNSSLPFLMQTPIDHVWHSEDIEILHRQTLPIKGSDHKAVLVVFR, encoded by the coding sequence ATGTTCAAAAGAAAAATTCTTTCTTCTATACCTATTTTATTTTTATTAGCTAGTTTTATAAGTCTTTTTTCATTTTGGTTGGGAGATTTATTTTCGCATTTTAGAATGTTTTGGACAGTTTTGAGTGTCATTTTTGTAATAGCTTATTTCTTTTTATCTAAAGAGAAAATATATAGAAAGAGTTTTGCTTTTTCCTTCTTTGCCTTACTAATTAATATTTATGGTTCTTTTTCATTTTGGACAAACTCTCAAACCTATGAATATTTGTTTTTTGGAAGCCCAACTGACATAGAATATTCTGACAAATTAAAACAAGAAATAGAGAATGATACAACTGTAAAGAGTTTGCTTTTAATGAATTTACTTAGCTCAAATAATGAGTATTTGGAAGTAGATGCACTAATCAATAAAGTAGATGCTGATTTTGTAGTAATTATAGAATTAAATAAAAAGTGGGAAAATGAATTTTATTACCTAAAACAAAATTATAAATATCAATTTACAGAAGTGAGGGAGGATAATTTTGGAATGGGATTTTATGCTAAAGAACAATATCAAGATAGCTCAAAGATTCGTTTATCTCAACATATTCTTAAAATAGAAGATTTTAAAACAAATTTAGATGAAATATTAAGAACAACTAAAAATACACCTGTTGAAATACAAATTACAACTAAGCAAAAATACACTATTTTTATAAGTCACCCAATTCCTCCTATTAACCTTGAATCTTATCGGAATAGAAATAATAAACTAGAACAAATAAGTGAAAACTTGGAAAAATTAAACTCAAAGGTTCTTTTGGTAGGCGACCTAAATTGTTCTCCTTTCTCTGCTGACTACCAAAATTTTCTAAAAAATTCAGGTTTAAAAGATTCACAACAAAATTACGGCTTTCAACCCACTTGGAATAGCTCTCTTCCATTTTTGATGCAAACACCAATAGATCACGTTTGGCATTCAGAAGATATTGAAATTTTGCATAGACAAACACTTCCTATTAAAGGCTCTGACCATAAAGCTGTTTTAGTAGTTTTTAGATAG
- the rnhA gene encoding ribonuclease HI produces MIEMYTDGAAQGNPGRGGYGTVLMAKSLGLRKEFSAGFRCTTNNRMELLAVIIGLEALKKPNMKVKVYSDSKYVVDAVEKKWVLGWEKKNFINKGETRLNADLWKRFLEIYRKHQVTFQWVKGHAGIPENERCDELAVAAASSSNLPADEYYEKYQMK; encoded by the coding sequence ATGATAGAAATGTACACCGATGGAGCAGCACAAGGAAACCCTGGAAGAGGAGGATATGGAACAGTTTTGATGGCAAAATCATTAGGATTGCGAAAAGAATTTTCAGCAGGTTTTCGTTGTACGACCAATAATAGAATGGAACTTTTGGCTGTAATTATCGGCTTAGAAGCACTCAAAAAGCCAAATATGAAAGTGAAAGTTTATTCAGATTCAAAATATGTAGTCGATGCAGTAGAAAAAAAATGGGTTTTGGGCTGGGAGAAAAAAAACTTTATCAACAAAGGAGAAACACGCCTAAATGCAGACCTTTGGAAACGATTTTTAGAAATTTATAGAAAGCATCAAGTAACTTTTCAATGGGTAAAAGGGCATGCAGGCATTCCAGAAAATGAGCGTTGTGATGAGTTGGCTGTGGCTGCTGCTTCGTCTTCAAATCTTCCTGCTGATGAGTATTATGAAAAATATCAAATGAAATAA
- a CDS encoding IS630 family transposase, which translates to MTSNFLAQMELILRLYLLPYDAKRPVVCFDERPCFLIGNSVEGIEMKKGSPAKENYAYTKHGSCSLLAMIEPKTGKRLVHVRRKRRKIEFATFMQTLSELYPEAEKIIVVLDNLNTHSKSTFYEQFDAQIAAALADRFEFVFTPKSASWLNMIEIEFSALSRQCLNRRISSINELGKEVFAYFKDRNDKAIKIEWQFSRQKARQVMNRHYEKVNSTNLKYK; encoded by the coding sequence ATAACTTCTAATTTTTTAGCTCAAATGGAGCTGATTCTACGTCTTTATCTTCTACCCTATGATGCAAAAAGACCTGTAGTTTGCTTTGATGAACGTCCTTGTTTTTTAATAGGAAATAGTGTGGAAGGTATTGAAATGAAAAAAGGTAGTCCTGCTAAGGAAAATTATGCCTATACTAAACACGGTTCGTGTAGTCTTTTGGCAATGATTGAACCCAAAACAGGGAAAAGATTAGTGCATGTGAGAAGAAAAAGGCGAAAAATAGAATTTGCTACTTTTATGCAAACTCTTTCAGAACTCTATCCTGAAGCTGAAAAAATAATTGTAGTTTTAGACAATCTAAATACACATTCTAAGAGTACTTTTTATGAACAGTTTGATGCTCAAATTGCAGCAGCGTTAGCAGATAGATTTGAATTTGTTTTTACGCCTAAGTCAGCTTCTTGGTTAAACATGATTGAAATTGAGTTTTCAGCTCTTTCTAGACAATGTCTTAATCGTAGAATTTCGTCTATAAATGAATTAGGAAAAGAAGTCTTTGCTTACTTCAAAGATAGAAATGATAAGGCTATAAAAATTGAATGGCAATTCTCTAGACAAAAGGCTAGACAAGTAATGAATAGACATTATGAAAAGGTAAATTCTACCAATCTAAAATATAAATAA
- a CDS encoding helix-turn-helix domain-containing protein, whose amino-acid sequence MKKQHISLSIEDKHFLEELLSKGSLSVRTHRRALCIKKLDLGLSYQAVSELLEVNYVTVFNWSKKYKSEGLSFLYDKPRSGRPIKYDGQTASKVTALACSTPPEGYQRWSLRLLSDRIVELSILPEMSYSQVGRVLKKMNFNLIGNDNGALEK is encoded by the coding sequence ATGAAAAAGCAACATATTTCGTTAAGCATTGAAGATAAGCATTTTTTAGAAGAATTACTATCTAAAGGGAGTTTATCTGTTCGTACTCACAGACGAGCTTTGTGTATAAAGAAGTTAGATTTAGGTCTGAGTTATCAAGCTGTTAGTGAGCTTTTAGAAGTCAATTACGTAACCGTTTTTAATTGGTCTAAAAAGTATAAATCAGAAGGTTTATCTTTTTTATACGATAAACCTCGTAGTGGTCGTCCGATTAAATATGATGGTCAAACTGCTTCAAAAGTAACTGCGTTAGCTTGTAGCACTCCTCCTGAGGGGTATCAACGTTGGTCTTTACGTCTTTTATCTGACCGTATAGTAGAACTATCTATTTTACCTGAGATGAGTTATAGCCAAGTGGGTCGTGTTTTAAAAAAAATGAACTTCAACCTCATCGGAAACGACAATGGTGCATTGGAAAAATAA